A DNA window from Centropristis striata isolate RG_2023a ecotype Rhode Island chromosome 10, C.striata_1.0, whole genome shotgun sequence contains the following coding sequences:
- the LOC131979315 gene encoding zona pellucida-like domain-containing protein 1, with amino-acid sequence MKIILLLLSIIGRSSQLLLSECGAEARRPQISDISVTCGTSSIGLAVQICPVIYTGYNETLLILNHMLDSPCRATLDESVSPPVARFNFPLNMTHSCGSIFRTTSAAGTGIFSDFSNIQTVNISGVVRSIDPTTGTITYNAELKYYYSCAYPLEYLINNTQIDVSASSIAIRDNNGSFISTLSMELFSDANYTRPMVIPNLGIELRTKVYVEVKATNLTGQYHVLLDRCYASISPLPSNSSFFNLFVPCSKDRFTTMVENGDSQSARFHFPAFRFIEQQNETVSTYFLHCITRLCEISTCSTFKQCSNRRKRNTLNTSPSDITQTYTISSQEIITKADNNESKEKPLIAGQEDESSVGLGVAVGVLAFVCIIALGIAAVFYKRLRN; translated from the coding sequence ATGaagattattttacttttgctgTCTATTATAGGCAGAAGTAGCCAGCTCCTACTGAGTGAGTGTGGGGCAGAAGCTAGGCGACCACAGATCAGTGACATTTCGGTCACTTGTGGCACTTCATCTATTGGTCTGGCTGTTCAAATCTGCCCTGTCATCTACACCGGTTACAATGAGACTCTGCTGATCCTGAACCACATGTTGGACTCGCCCTGCAGAGCAACCCTTGATGAATCTGTGTCTCCGCCAGTTGCTCGCTTTAATTTCCCTTTAAATATGACCCACTCCTGTGGAAGCATATTCCGGACCACCAGTGCTGCTGGGACTGGTATATTCTCTGACTTCTCCAACATCCAGACAGTCAACATCAGCGGCGTTGTCCGGTCCATCGATCCTACAACAGGCACCATCACTTACAATGCTGAGCTGAAGTACTACTACTCCTGCGCCTATCCTCTAGAATATCTGATCAACAACACCCAGATCGATGTGTCGGCCTCCTCCATTGCAATCAGGGACAACAATGGGAGTTTCATCAGCACTTTAAGCATGGAGTTGTTCAGTGATGCCAACTACACCAGGCCGATGGTCATTCCAAATCTGGGGATTGAGCTGAGGACCAAGGTTTATGTCGAGGTCAAGGCTACCAACTTGACCGGGCAGTACCACGTCCTGCTTGACCGATGCTACGCTTCCATCTCCCCGCTGCCTTCCAACTCCAGCTTCTTTAACCTGTTTGTCCCCTGCTCCAAGGACCGCTTCACCACCATGGTTGAGAACGGTGACAGCCAAAGCGCCCGGTTCCACTTCCCGGCCTTCCGCTTCATCGAGCAGCAGAACGAGACAGTGTCCACCTACTTCCTCCACTGCATCACCCGGCTGTGCGAGATAAGCACCTGCAGCACATTCAAGCAATGCAGCAACCGAAGGAAGAGAAACACCCTGAACACATCCCCATCGGATATCACCCAGACGTACACCATCAGCTCTCAGGAGATCATCACCAAAGCCGACAACAATGAGTCCAAAGAGAAGCCCCTGATCGCCGGACAAGAAGACGAGTCTTCTGTGGGGCTTGGTGTGGCTGTTGGTGTCCTCGCCTTTGTCTGCATCATTGCCCTTGGTATAGCGGCTGTGTTTTACAAAAGGCTCAGGAACTAA